The Pochonia chlamydosporia 170 chromosome 1, whole genome shotgun sequence genome window below encodes:
- a CDS encoding small nuclear ribonucleoprotein Sm D1 (similar to Metarhizium acridum CQMa 102 XP_007814479.1), with protein sequence MKLVRFLMKCANETVTIELKNGTIVHGTISSVSPQMNTALRTVKMTPRGQDPISLDTMNIRGSTIRYFILPDSLPLDTLLIDDAPKPKNKARKEADRGGRVGRGGRGGPRGRGRGRGRGRG encoded by the exons atgaagctCGTTCG GTTCTTGATGAAGTGCGCAAACGAGACGGTGACCATTGAGTTGAAAAATG GCACCATCGTCCACGGCACAATCTCTTCCGTCTCGCCGCAGATGAACACGGCGCTGCGCACAGTCAAAATGACCCCCAGGGGCCAAGATCCCATCTCCCTCGACACCATGAACATTCGAGGCTCAACAATCCGATACTTCATCCTTCCCGACTCCCTCCCCCTCGACACGCTATTAATCGACGACGCACCCAAgcccaagaacaaggcaCGCAAGGAGGCCGACCGCGGTGGACGTGTAGGCCGCGGAGGCAGAGGCGGTCCCAGAGGACGCGGCCGTGGTCGCGGCCGTGGAAGGGGCTAG
- a CDS encoding N(5)-glutamine methyltransferase MTQ2 (similar to Beauveria bassiana ARSEF 2860 XP_008594512.1), producing the protein MLPTPDTSHVPYSRVYEPAEDSFLLLDTLSSPSETNFLQTQFPSQSPAPLILEIGSGSGIVLAFINAHASTLFGHRQLLTCGIDMNAHACSSTIQTVQKAAASNPSTHGMYLGSCMGDLTSAVKPNQVDVLVFNPPYVPTPEMPVRPAAFEDVGEPSWDDESYLLGLSYAGGRDGMETTERLIGMLDGVLSARGCAYLLLCRQNGPEEVVGRIGGWEGWRVEVVGSSGRTAGWEKLCVLRIWRV; encoded by the coding sequence ATGCTCcccacaccagacacatcccACGTCCCCTACTCGCGCGTCTACGAACCCGCCGAAGactccttcctcctcctcgacaccCTCTCCTCCCCCTCCGAGACAAACTTCCTCCAAACCCAATTCCCATCACAATCCCCCGCCCCCCTCATCCTCGAGATCGGCTCCGGCTCCGGCATCGTCCTGGccttcatcaacgcccatGCCTCCACGCTCTTCGGCCACCGCCAACTCCTCACCTGTGGCATCGACATGAACGCCCATGCCTGCAGTTCCACCATCCAGACCGTCCAAAAAGCCGCGGCCAGCAACCCCTCCACCCACGGGATGTATCTCGGCTCGTGTATGGGTGATCTCACGTCGGCCGTGAAGCCCAACCAGGTGGATGTGCTGGTGTTTAATCCGCCGTACGTGCCTACGCCGGAGATGCCAGTCCGGCCGGCGGCGTTTGAGGATGTCGGCGAGCCGAGCTGGGACGACGAGAGTTACCTGCTGGGTTTGTCGTATGCGGGGGGcagggatgggatggagaCGACGGAGAGGTTGATTGGGATGCTGGATGGGGTTTTGTCGGCGAGGGGGTGTGCGTATTTGCTGCTTTGTAGGCAGAATGGGccggaggaggtggttgGCAGGATTGGCGGGTGGGAAGGGTGGagggttgaggttgttggGAGTAGTGGGAGGACGGCGGGTTGGGAGAAGTTGTGTGTTTTGAGGATATGGAGGGTGTGA
- a CDS encoding 3-hydroxyanthranilate 3,4-dioxygenase (similar to Metarhizium acridum CQMa 102 XP_007814476.1): MLGPPVNLPKWLSENSHMLQPPINNYCVYNEDFTVMIVGGPNARTDYHINQTPEWFYQYRGAMTLKVVDDGTFRDIVIREGDMFLLPPNTPHNPVRFADTVGVVLEQRRPPGSIDRMRWYCGVCDGAVVVHEAAFHCTDLGTQIKLAVEAFKNDEEKRRCGTCGNLADWAPKPGSIPDPNLS; encoded by the exons ATGCTCGGCCCGCCCGTCAACCTGCCCAAGTG GCTCTCCGAAAACTCGCACATGCTCCAACCCCCCATCAACAACTACTGCGTCTACAACGAAGACTTCACCGTCATG ATCGTAGGCGGCCCCAACGCCCGCACAGACTaccacatcaaccaaacCCCCGAATGGTTCTACCAGTACCGCGGGGCCATGACGCTCAAGGTCGTAGACGACGGCACCTTCAGGGACATCGTCATCCGCGAAGGCGACATGTTCCTCCTGCCGCCCAACACGCCTCACAACCCCGTGCGCTTCGCCGACACGGTGGGCGTGGTGCTGGAGCAGCGCCGTCCGCCTGGGTCCATCGACCGGATGAGGTGGTACTGCGGAGTTTGCGACGGCGCCGTGGTGGTTCACGAGGCGGCGTTTCACTGCACCGACCTGGGCACGCAGATCAAGTTGGCGGTGGAGGCCTTCAAGAAcgacgaggagaagagacGGTGCGGGACGTGTGGTAATTTGGCGGATTGGGCTCCTAAACCGGGTTCTATACCGGATCCGAATTTGTCATGA
- a CDS encoding Ctr copper transporter (similar to Metarhizium robertsii ARSEF 23 XP_007820546.2), with amino-acid sequence MNHAGMDHNHGDMDHGDGMKDMCSMSMLFTWDTNNLCIVFRQWHVRSTPGLIFSLLAVVLLAMGYEALRSLSRRYEASLDRRISALPRDEQVTETTPFLAPGSSHENISKRGHVIKAALYGVQNFYAFMLMLIFMTYNGWVMIAVSLGAFFGYLVFGHSTPATKDNACH; translated from the exons ATGAACCACGCGGGCATGGATCACAACCACGGAGACATGGACCACGGCGACGGCATGAAGGACATGTGCAGCATGAGC ATGCTCTTCACCTGGGACACCAACAACCTGTGCATCGTGTTCCGGCAGTGGCACGTCCGCTCCACGCCCGGCCTCATCTTTTCGCTCCTGGCCGTCGTTCTTCTGGCGATGGGCTACGAGGCCCTCCGCTCGCTGTCCCGACGATACGAAGCTAGTCTCGACAGACGGATATCCGCTCTGCCTC GTGATGAACAAGTTACTGAGACAACACCCTTCCTCGCGCCAGGATCGAGCCATGAGAATATCAGCAAACGGGGGCACGTTATCAAGGCGGCGCTTTATGGCGTGCAGAACTTCTACGCCTTTATGCTCAT GCTTATTTTTATGACGTATAATGGCTGGGTCATGATTGCGGTGTCGTTGGGCGCCTTTTTTGGTTATCTCGTCTTTGGGCACAGTACGCCTGCTACCAAGGATAATGCGTGTCATTAA
- a CDS encoding SCF ubiquitin ligase subunit CulC (similar to Neosartorya fischeri NRRL 181 XP_001257938.1), which yields MISGRGGAGARAGRIRPPRRIVRPNAAGEGSDFEDCWNMLKEALRDIHNKSCGRLSFEELYRAAYKIVLKKKGDVLYERVKQFEEQWFAEHVIPKIEVLVTKSLINIGVDKNLVSSVNERRQTGEKFLKGLRDTWEDHNMSMNMTADILMYLDRGYTQQEPNRVPIFATTIALFRDHILRSCLNTNSTNFVIDILISVMMDQIDMEREGDVIDRNLIRSCSRMLSCLYETEDENESNKLYLTVFEPRFLSNSESYYAAECQRLLRESDASTWLRHTQRRLHEEVDRCGTTIELETLPKVSDVIEQQLIVKHLAEFLAMEGSGLKWMIDNDKIEDLSILYKLISRVDDKKTSLRDILQKRVVELGLEIETVLRNTDFSIAQPEGEEPAEGEKAKVLNPAAQQTAAAIKWVDDVLRLKDKFDNLLTQCFQEDLVIQTSLTKSFSDFINMFARSSEYVSLFIDDNLKRGIRGKTEAEVDVVLEKAIVLIRYLLDRDLFQTYYQRHLARRLLHGKSESHDVEKQIISRMKQELGQQFTSKFEGMFRDLVTSSELTTTYRDHIRNVSGGEKVIDLNVSVLTTNYWPQEVMGRPVSIGEGSRITCNYPHDVQRMLASFEQFYLSNRNGRKLTWVGTTGSADVKCTFPAIPGKSGPLAKERRYEINVPTFAMVVLMLFNDLGDGESLSFEEIQAKTNIATQDLMRTLTAIAVAPKSRVLLKDPLTKSVKSGDRFAFNSSFQSKTVRIKAPIINAVSKVEDTQERKTTEEKNNQTRSHIVDAAIVRIMKSRKELSHSQLVSEVLSQLVGRFKPEVSLIKKRIEDLIVREYLERPDEEDAPSMYRYVA from the exons ATGATTTCTGGACGAGGTGGTGCGGGAGCGCGGGCTGGCCGCATCCGCCCGCCTCGTCGCATTGTTCGT CCGAATGCCGCGGGGGAAGGATCCGATTTTGAAGACTGTTGGAACATGCTCAAAGAAGCTTTGCGAGACATCCACAACAAGAGCTGCGGTCGACTCTCATTCGAGGAACTGTATCGAGCTGCCTACAAGATTGTCCTGAAAAAGAAGGGCGATGTTCTCTACGAGCGAGTCAAGCAGTTTGAGGAGCAGTGGTTCGCAGAGCATGTTATTCCAAAGATTGAGGTGTTGGTGACGAAGAGTTTGATCAATATTGGCGTTGACAAGAACTTGGTGAGCTCTGTAAACGAACGCCGCCAAACTGGCGAGAAGTTTCTCAAGGGACTGCGGGATACGTGGGAAGATCACAACATGTCTATGAACATGACGGCCGATATCCTCATGTACTTGGATCGAGGGTACACGCAGCAGGAGCCAAATCGAGTGCCAATTTTTGCAACGACAATAGCGCTGTTCCGAGACCATATCCTGCGATCTTGTCTCAACACGAATTCGACCAACTTTGTCATCGATATTCTCATTTCAGTCATGATGGATCAGATCGACATGGAGCGAGAAGGTGATGTTATCGACAGAAATCTGATACGCAGTTGCAGTCGTATGCTGAGTTGTCTTTATGAGACTGAGGATGAAAACGAAAGCAACAAGCTTTATCTCACGGTATTTGAGCCTCGATTTCTGAGCAACAGCGAGTCATATTATGCCGCAGAGTGTCAGCGGCTACTGCGAGAATCCGACGCCAGCACTTGGCTGCGGCACACCCAGAGACGCCTGCATGAGGAGGTGGACAGGTGCGGCACAACGATAGAGTTGGAAACCTTACCAAAGGTGTCGGATGTGATTGAGCAACagctcattgtcaagcacTTGGCCGAATTCCTTGCCATGGAAGGCAGTGGGCTCAAGTGGATGATTGATAATGACAAGATTGAGGACTTGTCGATCCTATACAAGTTAATTTCCAGGGTAGACGACAAAAAGACGTCACTCCGTGACATTTTACAAAAACGAGTCGTTGAACTTGGCCTCGAGATCGAAACTGTCCTAAGAAACACCGATTTTTCAATAGCCCAGcctgaaggagaagagcctGCTGAGGGggaaaaggccaaggtgCTCAACCCAGCGGCGCAGCAAACGGCGGCGGCTATCAAATGGGTGGACGATGTTCTGCGTCTTAAGGACAAATTTGACAACTTGTTGACACAGTGTTTCCAGGAGGATCTGGTTATCCAAACGTCTCTGACAAAGAGCTTCTCCGATTTCATCAATATGTTTGCCCGAAGCTCCGAATATGTCTCATTATTCATCGATGACAACCTGAAGAGGGGCATCAGAGGCAAGACGGAGGCTGAAGTGGATGTCGTACTGGAAAAGGCTATTGTCCTCATTCGATACTTGCTTGATAGAGACTTGTTTCAGACGTACTATCAAAGGCACTTGGCTCGCAGATTGCTTCACGGCAAATCTGAAAGCCATGACGTGGAGAAACAAATCATTTCTCGCATGAAACAAGAGCTGGGACAGCAGTTCACCAGCAAATTCGAGGGCATGTTCCGCGATCTCGTAACGTCGTCAGAACTCACAACAACATACCGCGATCATATTCGCAACGTTAGTGGTGGAGAAAAGGTCATCGATTTGAATGTCAGCGTTCTCACAACCAACTATTGGCCACAGGAAGTCATGGGCCGCCCAGTCTCTATTGGCGAAGGATCTCGCATCACCTGCAACTACCCTCACGATGTTCAGAGAATGCTGGCCAGCTTTGAGCAATTCTACCTTAGCAACAGAAATGGGAGGAAGCTCACATGGGTGGGCACCACTGGAAGTGCGGATGTCAAGTGCACGTTTCCAGCAATTCCAGGCAAATCTGGACCCCTGGCCAAAGAGAGGAGATACGAGATTAATGTGCCGACGTTTGCCATGGTCGTGTTGATGCTCTTTAATGATCTAGGAGATGGCGAGAGTCTTTCCTTTGAAGAGATCCAGGCCAAAACCAACATCGCGACGCAAGATCTGATGAGGACACTGACAGCCATAGCCGTTGCACCAAAATCTCGTGTCCTACTGAAAGATCCTCTCACCAAGtcggtcaagtctggcgaCAGGTTCGCGTTCAACTCCAGCTTCCAAAGCAAGACTGTGCGCATTAAGGCGCCGATTATCAATGCGGTGTCCAAGGTAGAGGATACACAGGAGAGAAAGACTAcggaagaaaagaacaacCAGACGAGAAGTCACATTGTGGATGCCGCCATTGTGAGAATAATGAA GTCTCGAAAGGAGCTCAGCCACTCTCAACTGGTCAGCGAAGTTTTGTCCCAGCTTGTTGGTCGATTCAAACCCGAGGTTTCTCTCATCAAGAAGCGGATTGAGGATTTGATTGTGCGAGAGTACCTGGAGCGACcggacgaggaagacgcgCCATCGATGTACCGCTACGTGGCGTAA
- a CDS encoding CCAAT-binding complex subunit HAP2 (similar to Metarhizium acridum CQMa 102 XP_007814481.1), with amino-acid sequence MYQPQYGVPQQGMQQVPYGMPGIQAAAMAATAAASGSNYPYMHSDPSMPQTSPRMADGSKKDNRQSPRMNNMAQMPRRMSQVTSPGMANAQGMMNHGAGRPGVAPPQMPPGQAMPHPQSPEMPTGGAEESPLYVNAKQFHRILKRRVARQRLEEQLRLTSKGRKPYLHESRHNHAMRRPRGPGGRFLTAEEVAAMEKEAKGEDGGKGDGGEIAGDKASESVGSKRKSEAEAGSPNKKSKTETQSSEGDGGEDDS; translated from the coding sequence ATGTATCAACCACAATACGGCGTGCCCCAGCAAGGCATGCAACAAGTTCCCTATGGCATGCCCGGCATTCAAGCTGCCGCAATGGCTGCCACGGCCGCTGCCTCTGGCTCAAATTATCCCTACATGCACTCGGATCCTAGCATGCCGCAAACCTCACCGCGAATGGCCGACGGTTCTAAGAAGGACAATCGCCAATCCCCGAGAATGAACAATATGGCTCAGATGCCTCGAAGGATGAGCCAAGTTACAAGTCCAGGCATGGCTAATGCTCAAGGCATGATGAACCACGGCGCAGGGAGACCAGGTGTTGCGCCGCCTCAGATGCCACCAGGGCAGGCGATGCCACATCCTCAGTCACCAGAAATGCCCACAGGCGGCGCAGAGGAATCGCCTCTGTACGTCAATGCGAAACAATTTCATCGAATATTGAAGCGCAGAGTTGCCCGCCAACGGTTAGAAGAGCAGCTACGACTTACATCCAAAGGTCGCAAACCGTATCTCCACGAGTCCCGCCACAACCATGCTATGCGCCGGCCACGTGGGCCTGGTGGTCGCTTCTTGACGGCCGAAGAGgttgctgccatggaaaaagaagcaaagggAGAGGACGGAGGCAAGGGAGACGGTGGCGAGATTGCGGGCGACAAGGCGAGCGAGTCCGTCGGAAGCAAGCGCAAATCTGAAGCCGAGGCCGGATCGCCGAATAAGAAATCCAAGACAGAGACGCAAAGTTCAGAAGGAGACGGTGGAGAGGATGACAGCTGA
- a CDS encoding 2-keto-4-pentenoate hydratase (similar to Metarhizium acridum CQMa 102 XP_007814477.1), producing MFALRRTMATVAQSPLKQAGKVVCIGRNYADHIAELKNMKPKQPFFFLKPPSSIILPGEGPCLQPKGVKMHFEVELALIIGKMVRDLKADDRQGALDAIKAYAVAIDMTARNVQDEAKKKGLPWDIAKGFDTFLPMSNVIPKTAISDPQDVELFLHVNGETRQRGSTGLMIYQIPRIMSDISKVMTLLPGDIVLTGTPAGVGPVVPGDVMRAGVRVGGRELDEGRMEVAVEASPSSYVFAET from the exons ATGTTCGCCCTCAGAAGAACAATGGCCACCGTGGCCCAATCACCCCTCAAACAAGCCGGGAAAGTAGTCTGCATTGGCCGCAACTACGC CGACCACATCGCCGAGCTCAAAAACATGAAGCCCAAACAAccattcttcttcctcaagccCCCTTCGTCCATCATCCTCCCCGGCGAAGGACCCTGCCTACAGCCCAAAGGCGTCAAGATGCACTTTGAAGTTGAATTGGCGCTCATCATCGGCAAGATGGTGCGGGATCTGAAGGCGGATGACCGACAGGGAGCCCTAGATGCCATTAAGG CCTACGCCGTGGCAATCGACATGACGGCGCGCAATGTCCAagacgaagccaagaagaagggtctgCCGTGGGACATTGCCAAGGGCTTCGACACGTTCCTCCCGATGAGCAACGTGATTCCCAAGACGGCCATCAGCGACCCCCAGGACGTGGAGCTCTTTCTGCACGTGAACGGGGAGACGAGGCAGCGGGGGTCGACGGGCCTGATGATTTACCAGATCCCCCGGATCATGAGCGACATTTCAAAGGTGATGACGCTGCTGCCGGGGGATATCGTGCTTACGGGGACGCCGGCGGGTGTAGGGCCCGTGGTGCCGGGGGATGTGATGAGGGCGGGTGTGAGGGTTGGGGGGAGGGAGTTGGACGAGGGGAGGATGGAGGTTGCGGTTGAGGCGTCGCCGTCTTCGTATGTGTTTGCGGAGACGTAG
- a CDS encoding nonselective cation channel (similar to Pyrenophora tritici-repentis Pt-1C-BFP XP_001936747.1): MAPDPKRRITLPPPQSDERRPLLSRLYSGPRGSNDEAGDQVYSCMTNPHSHLPVYTNIHRIRRDIISVVEDYLSLEQLRDVRINVTVIRPLVDKFYELDDISISTLSSPSVFMFYCLLVNRAQFLLEESYSSTRHNVNWTRATLCELIATRILRRFGEDHEGTDGLLLLAHVLVAGFEPFQNAPDHIREEAEAKTSWTYHRTLPALEVAILTESKHFLSSSTCHNIITAIYEGRIIYTPSTFWDIIPDHYKLKPISLYDPRESPLLNQYRLIVPRNRNILESIQFAILLGLYIGVMLAREKSKLTGLEAAFAIYAFGWGLDQFATILAHGWGVYTQNLWSFLDVTFIFIYFIYLVLRIHGYRVGMSGLGEQAFDVLALAAPVLVPRLAFTLLSENLIFLCLRSMMADFFFLTALSAWCFFGFLLSLLWLGEGAHPIVTISKWMIYIWFGLDGTGIQRSTEFHWLLGPSLMVAFAFLGNTLFLTILVSMLSNTFSNISANATAEIQFRRAVLTLEGVKADAVFAYQPPFNLLAVFFLLPLKFVVSPRWFHKIHVATVRLVNLPLLLIIAVAERRLLWPSSAAKRTIYPRARKWFWLKWQLSGHSYLRAVFQVPPPEDVHEDIAVDDHLTRHLIRRQFTRSTTAEGTVPQLRKPSRRDSMFPHKMRGSFNGDEGSSEAMAAKMQSMQKTLQRMELLLSKVVSFDDEVIADASEDDGMGESSTLREPTEGFTTESSFAGQQ; this comes from the exons ATGGCCCCGGACCCCAAACGGCGTATCACCCTGCCGCCGCCTCAGTCCGATGAGCGTCGCCCTCTACTCAGCAGACTGTACTCAGGACCCCGTGGTTCCAATGATGAGGCCGGCGACCAGGTCTACAGTTGCATGACGAACCCGCACAGCCACCTGCCCGTCTACACCAATATTCATCGTATCCGAAGGGACATCATCAGCGTCGTCGAGGATTACTTGAGCCTGGAGCAATTGAGGGATGTGAGGATAAACGTCACCGTTATTAGGCCACTGGTCGACAAGTTTTACGAGTTGGATGATATCTCCATCAGCACGTTATCTTCCCCCTCTGTATTCATGT TTTACTGCTTGCTGGTCAACCGTGCTCAATTTCTCCTCGAAGAGTCTTACTCCAGCACACGCCACAATGTAAACTGGACACGCGCCACTCTGTGCGAACTCATTGCTACCCGCATCCTGCGCCGCTTCGGTGAGGACCATGAGGGAACCGACGGGCTTCTCCTCCTGGCCCATGTTCTTGTCGCTGGCTTTGAACCCTTTCAGAATGCCCCAGACCATATTCGAgaagaggccgaggccaagaCGTCGTGGACCTACCACCGAACCTTGCCGGCTCTCGaggttgccattttgacggAATCCAAGCACTTCCTCAGCTCCAGTACCTgccacaacatcatcacagCCATCTATGAGGGCCGCATCATTTACACTCCCTCCACCTTCTGGGACATTATTCCCGACCACTACAAGTTGAAACCTATATCCTTATATGACCCGCGAGAGTCGCCCTTGCTGAACCAGTATCGCTTGATTGTGCCGAGGAACAGAAACATCCTTGAATCCATTCAGTTTGCCATTCTTCTCGGGCTGTATATTGGTGTGATGCTGGcaagagagaagagcaaACTTACAGGTTTGGAGGCAGCATTCGCTATATATGCTTTTGGATGGGGTTTGGATCAGTTTGCCACAATTTTGGCCCACGGCTG GGGCGTTTACACGCAAAACTTGTGGTCATTCTTGGACGTTACTTTCATCTTTATTTACTTTATCTATCTCGTCCTTCGAATACATGGCTATCGCGTCGGCATGTCGGGACTGGGTGAGCAAGCCTTTGATGTGCTGGCTCTTGCGGCCCCTGTATTGGTGCCTCGACTGGCATTCACATTACTCTCGGAGAATCTCATCTTTTTATGTTTGAGATCTATGATGGCAGACTTTTTCTTTCTCACGGCATTGTCGGCGTGGTGTTTTTTCGGGTTCCTGCTGAGTCTGTTGTGGCTAGGCGAGGGAGCTCATCCGATTGT CACGATATCAAAGTGGATGATTTACATCTGGTTTGGACTAGATGGCACCGGAATACAACGATCG ACCGAGTTTCACTGGCTCCTCGGCCCAAGTCTAATGGTGGCATTCGCATTTCTCGGAAACACCCTCTtcctcaccatcctcgtctCCATGCTGTCAAACACCTTCAGCAACATCTCCGCCAATGCAACCGCAGAAATCCAATTCCGCCGAGCAGTCCTAACCCTCGAAGGCGTCAAAGCCGACGCCGTCTTCGCCTACCAACCGCCCTTCAACCtcctggccgtcttcttcctcctgccCCTCAAGTTTGTCGTCAGCCCCCGCTGGTTCCATAAGATACACGTCGCCACCGTCCGACTCGTCAACCTCCCGCTgctcctcatcatcgccgtAGCCGAGCGCCGCCTCCTCTGGccctcctcagcagccaAACGCACCATATACCCCCGCGCCAGAAAATGGTTCTGGCTCAAGTGGCAGCTCTCCGGCCATAGCTACCTCCGCGCCGTGTTCCAAGTCCCGCCCCCGGAAGACGTCCACGAGGATATCGCCGTGGACGATCACCTAACGCGACACCTGATTCGGCGCCAGTTCACGAGGTCGACTACCGCCGAGGGAACGGTGCCTCAGCTTCGGAAGCCATCGCGTAGGGACTCCATGTTTCCGCACAAGATGAGGGGCTCGTTCAACGGGGACGAGGGAAGCTCGGAGGCTATGGCGGCAAAGATGCAGTCTATGCAGAAGACGTTGCAGAGGATGGAGCTGCTGCTTTCAAAGGTGGTGTCgtttgatgatgaggttATTGCGGATGCGTCGGAGGATGATGGGATGGGCGAGAGTAGTACGTTGCGAGAGCCGACGGAGGGGTTTACCACGGAGTCGTCGTTTGCAGGGCAGCAATAA